In Candidatus Dormiibacterota bacterium, a single genomic region encodes these proteins:
- a CDS encoding PQQ-binding-like beta-propeller repeat protein, which yields MGTPTASVLRWTSALSLALCACSTHYASPAMGVAGTPDPRVTVFRADRERSWSSFRLGGGLNVVVASRGLPREFAWRFPTGGISSSPTVIRTTILVSANDDHLYAIDASTGALRWRYHAENEIMSQPAYAHGLVYVGIGNSENTAYDPPYFTVVGSGMNKLEAISANTGIEQWWSGLDGTGMPSPAVVGSNVIAVTGHGTVLAVDAKRGTFRWRRELETVFAMSSVVSDADGRLYLCGRFQNAVFALNANDGNILWTHTFDRLVGGVGDDPLASTPGAVIGDYLQPLRAGPFGMFVTYGSVAREHVYALDKRDGHLLWDRTLGAVQGVVPRYNESAIALVYGDRVYVGSTVAPIVTALDAHSGRVVWQLHVGGPVKGGIAARDGILYFGDLTGVLWAVDARSGRAVGRVATDMHFNVGSPIIVNDSLVDGGLEDVIALPLSNIRASQPMPGVTSLSLWQKIARGIASVVPHRDPHREAAYYR from the coding sequence GTGGGGACTCCGACCGCGAGTGTGTTGCGCTGGACCTCGGCATTGTCGCTCGCGCTATGCGCGTGCTCGACGCACTACGCGTCTCCTGCGATGGGCGTTGCCGGCACGCCGGATCCAAGGGTGACGGTCTTCCGCGCCGATCGGGAGCGGTCGTGGTCGAGCTTTCGCTTGGGGGGCGGCCTCAACGTCGTCGTCGCGAGTCGCGGTTTGCCGCGTGAGTTTGCATGGCGCTTCCCTACCGGCGGCATCTCGTCGTCCCCTACTGTCATAAGGACGACGATTCTCGTCTCCGCCAACGACGATCATCTCTACGCGATCGACGCTTCCACCGGCGCGCTGCGATGGCGATACCACGCGGAGAACGAAATCATGTCGCAGCCCGCCTATGCGCACGGGCTCGTCTACGTCGGCATCGGCAATTCCGAGAACACCGCCTACGACCCGCCGTATTTTACGGTCGTCGGATCGGGAATGAACAAACTCGAAGCCATCTCCGCAAACACCGGCATCGAGCAATGGTGGAGCGGCCTCGACGGGACGGGCATGCCTTCACCGGCGGTCGTCGGAAGCAACGTTATCGCGGTAACCGGACATGGAACCGTCTTGGCGGTCGACGCTAAACGGGGAACCTTTCGCTGGCGCAGGGAGCTGGAGACCGTCTTCGCGATGTCCAGCGTCGTCAGCGATGCTGACGGGCGGCTCTATCTCTGCGGTCGGTTCCAGAATGCCGTCTTCGCGCTGAACGCGAACGACGGAAACATCCTGTGGACGCATACCTTCGACCGTCTCGTGGGCGGAGTCGGTGACGATCCGCTTGCGTCAACGCCGGGCGCGGTGATCGGCGATTACCTCCAGCCTCTGCGCGCTGGCCCCTTCGGCATGTTCGTGACGTACGGCTCGGTGGCACGCGAGCACGTGTACGCACTCGACAAGCGTGACGGCCACCTTCTTTGGGACAGGACTCTGGGCGCGGTGCAAGGCGTCGTGCCGCGGTACAACGAGTCTGCGATCGCGCTCGTCTACGGCGATCGCGTCTACGTCGGCAGCACGGTCGCTCCGATCGTTACGGCGCTCGACGCGCACTCCGGGCGCGTCGTCTGGCAGCTCCACGTCGGCGGACCGGTGAAGGGCGGCATCGCCGCACGAGACGGCATTCTCTACTTCGGCGATTTGACCGGCGTTCTGTGGGCCGTCGATGCACGAAGCGGTCGAGCCGTCGGACGCGTCGCCACCGACATGCACTTCAACGTCGGCTCACCGATCATCGTCAACGACTCGCTCGTCGATGGAGGCCTGGAGGACGTCATCGCATTGCCGCTGTCCAACATCCGCGCGTCGCAACCCATGCCGGGCGTCACGAGTCTCTCCCTCTGGCAGAAGATCGCTCGAGGGATCGCGAGCGTCGTTCCCCACCGTGATCCCCATCGCGAGGCCGCCTACTATCGCTGA
- a CDS encoding histone deacetylase, which translates to MRFVTDDLLGEHLRGIPHPESSARVEAVAERLRASGVLRDSFPARDATTAELERVHAPAYVALVERETRSVESPRYLSTGDVVIDRHSRGCALRAAGAAIVAAEYAAEHGETTFALVRPPGHHAEPARGMGFCIFNNAAIAARALLSHYGGRVLVVDFDYHHGNGTQAAAGNGLSYVSTHASPAYPGTGNSSESLMLGADLVVNAPLPASGVSTAKFVAVWEALLPRVAAEVRPDMLVVSAGFDYVAGDPVGDLGIGVEAATPLAEQIERTAAEYCGGRLAYVLEGGYVIESIVESIARIAQAADAQR; encoded by the coding sequence GTGCGTTTCGTCACCGACGACCTGCTCGGCGAGCATCTTCGCGGCATCCCACATCCTGAGTCATCCGCGCGCGTCGAAGCCGTCGCCGAGCGTCTGCGCGCCAGCGGAGTTCTTCGCGATAGCTTTCCCGCGCGCGACGCCACGACCGCGGAGCTGGAGCGCGTGCACGCGCCCGCGTACGTCGCGCTGGTCGAGCGCGAAACGCGATCCGTCGAGAGCCCGCGTTACCTTTCGACCGGTGACGTCGTCATCGACCGCCACTCACGCGGCTGCGCCTTGCGTGCTGCCGGTGCCGCCATCGTGGCGGCGGAGTATGCCGCAGAGCACGGCGAAACGACCTTCGCGCTCGTGCGGCCGCCGGGGCACCATGCCGAGCCGGCACGCGGGATGGGATTCTGCATCTTCAACAATGCCGCGATTGCGGCGCGGGCGCTTCTATCGCACTACGGCGGCCGGGTTCTTGTCGTCGACTTCGACTACCATCACGGGAACGGCACGCAGGCCGCAGCCGGCAACGGGTTGTCGTACGTCTCCACCCATGCGTCGCCGGCGTACCCGGGAACCGGCAACTCCTCAGAGTCGCTGATGCTTGGCGCAGACCTGGTTGTGAATGCACCGCTCCCGGCTTCGGGGGTGAGTACCGCAAAGTTCGTTGCCGTGTGGGAGGCGCTCTTGCCGCGCGTAGCGGCTGAGGTGCGCCCCGACATGCTCGTCGTCAGCGCCGGATTCGATTACGTTGCGGGCGATCCAGTCGGCGATCTCGGCATTGGCGTCGAGGCGGCCACGCCGCTCGCGGAGCAAATAGAACGAACGGCCGCGGAGTACTGCGGCGGGCGACTCGCCTACGTCCTCGAGGGGGGCTACGTCATCGAGTCGATCGTGGAGTCGATCGCGCGCATCGCGCAGGCGGCGGACGCTCAGCGATAG
- a CDS encoding tetratricopeptide repeat protein produces the protein MKRFLLPALLIAALGLALASTTPHAVARRSRPTPSPSPTPVALPTATPEPPNIAIPRLQARIRANPNDQEAMTELAGEYLSINRPDLALPLTQHLLQAGDKSAQVYFLDGYAQQAQGQLGIAVADLEQASTLDPTNVSVLADLANLYLSINRASDAERVANRAVTFNKTSPEAYLSLGSVYAAESHYDDARIQFEKAFALDKTSTKPLVSIAQTYVAQNNLPLALQAVERALVVDPQSVQVLVMKASLYARQHDDAHASEAFDDAAVAAATDDQKVAIYVQKAQYFTSEHKASQALAVYQQLLSRYPNVALTYVAYGAYLAATMHQVDQGMQQWRKALTLDPDNEDALRDMGEYELQHNRPVDAIAYLKHLVSVAPSADGYELLGAAYNRRHEFSLQRDACSRSFSIKRSPETLGCIAGADFELHNYREASQIFDVLDSAARGYLDQNPQLLFVAARAYAKNHERSKALGAYQRLLTMMQRGSPAYKSVQRAIADLNRTH, from the coding sequence GTGAAACGCTTTCTGCTCCCCGCTCTTCTCATCGCCGCGCTCGGACTCGCGCTCGCGAGCACGACGCCGCACGCCGTCGCTCGGCGGTCACGGCCGACGCCGTCTCCTTCACCGACCCCCGTCGCGTTGCCGACGGCGACGCCCGAGCCGCCGAACATCGCAATCCCGCGGCTTCAAGCGCGCATCCGCGCCAATCCGAACGATCAGGAAGCGATGACCGAGCTTGCCGGCGAGTACCTTTCGATCAATCGCCCTGATCTCGCGCTGCCGTTGACGCAGCACCTGCTGCAGGCCGGCGACAAGAGCGCGCAAGTGTACTTCCTCGACGGGTACGCGCAACAGGCACAAGGGCAGCTCGGGATCGCGGTGGCCGACCTGGAACAAGCCTCGACCCTCGACCCGACAAACGTGTCGGTGCTCGCCGACCTCGCGAATCTCTATTTGTCGATCAATCGCGCGAGCGACGCCGAACGCGTTGCGAACCGCGCCGTCACGTTCAACAAGACAAGTCCGGAGGCGTACCTCTCGCTCGGATCGGTCTACGCGGCCGAATCGCACTACGACGATGCGCGGATCCAGTTCGAGAAGGCCTTTGCACTCGACAAGACGAGCACGAAGCCGCTCGTGTCGATCGCGCAGACGTACGTGGCGCAGAACAACCTCCCGCTAGCGCTCCAAGCCGTCGAGCGCGCGCTAGTCGTCGATCCGCAGAGCGTTCAGGTCCTCGTCATGAAGGCTAGCCTCTACGCGCGCCAGCACGACGACGCTCACGCCTCCGAAGCCTTCGACGACGCTGCCGTCGCGGCTGCGACCGACGACCAGAAGGTGGCGATCTACGTACAGAAGGCGCAGTACTTCACGAGCGAGCACAAGGCTAGCCAGGCGCTGGCGGTCTACCAACAGCTCCTCTCGCGCTACCCCAACGTCGCGCTCACGTACGTTGCGTACGGAGCGTACCTTGCGGCCACGATGCACCAGGTCGATCAGGGCATGCAGCAGTGGCGCAAGGCGCTTACGCTGGATCCGGACAACGAAGACGCGCTTCGCGACATGGGCGAGTACGAGCTGCAGCACAACCGGCCCGTCGACGCCATCGCGTACTTAAAACATCTCGTTAGCGTCGCGCCGAGTGCGGATGGGTACGAGCTGCTCGGAGCGGCGTACAACCGCAGGCACGAGTTCAGCCTGCAGCGCGACGCCTGCAGCAGGAGCTTTTCCATCAAACGCTCGCCTGAGACGCTGGGGTGCATCGCGGGTGCGGACTTCGAGCTGCACAACTATCGCGAGGCATCGCAGATCTTCGACGTACTCGACAGCGCGGCGCGCGGATACCTCGATCAGAACCCGCAGCTGCTCTTCGTGGCGGCGAGGGCCTATGCGAAGAATCACGAGCGCAGCAAGGCCCTAGGCGCGTATCAACGGCTCCTCACGATGATGCAGCGTGGAAGCCCAGCCTACAAGTCCGTGCAACGTGCGATCGCCGACCTGAACAGGACGCACTAA
- a CDS encoding electron transfer flavoprotein subunit alpha/FixB family protein, producing the protein MQHVIEIVEHRKGQTRKVTFELATQARELADKLGGTAHAVVLGSGAAQLAEQLKGYPLDAVHVAEDPDVDAYLIDPTIDYVEAVARSVGSAVILVPNTMYGRDVASRLVARLGAGMVADVTGFEVENGRVACIAPKLGGVTITTCAFRDCAYGVATVRPNAFAAQPGGSGARVQAVEKPQGKRYAMRIESEVEEASGELGLEEAPVVVSGGRGLGGPEPFQKLLKPLAEALGGAVGASRAAADAGWVPYSLQIGQTGKTVSPKLYIAVGISGAIQHKVGMRSAGTIVAVNKDGTAPIAEFSDLVVVGDAFAIIPELTKLVEAAKA; encoded by the coding sequence ATGCAGCACGTTATCGAAATCGTCGAGCATCGCAAGGGGCAGACGCGCAAGGTCACGTTCGAGCTGGCGACGCAGGCACGCGAGCTTGCCGACAAGCTCGGCGGAACCGCGCACGCCGTCGTTCTGGGAAGCGGTGCGGCACAACTTGCCGAGCAGCTCAAAGGCTATCCCCTCGATGCCGTCCACGTTGCCGAGGATCCCGACGTCGACGCGTACCTCATCGATCCGACGATCGATTATGTCGAGGCGGTCGCGCGAAGCGTCGGCAGCGCCGTGATCCTGGTTCCCAATACGATGTACGGCCGAGACGTTGCGAGCCGACTCGTCGCGCGTTTGGGCGCCGGCATGGTCGCGGATGTGACGGGATTCGAGGTCGAGAACGGCCGCGTCGCCTGCATAGCACCGAAGCTCGGCGGAGTAACGATTACGACCTGCGCGTTTCGCGACTGCGCCTACGGTGTCGCGACGGTGCGCCCCAATGCGTTTGCCGCGCAGCCGGGCGGATCTGGAGCGCGGGTGCAAGCCGTTGAGAAACCGCAAGGCAAGCGCTATGCGATGCGCATCGAGAGCGAGGTCGAAGAAGCGTCGGGCGAGCTGGGGCTCGAGGAAGCGCCTGTTGTCGTAAGCGGCGGACGTGGGCTAGGCGGTCCGGAGCCCTTTCAAAAGCTGCTCAAGCCCCTCGCGGAGGCGCTCGGCGGAGCCGTCGGCGCTTCGCGGGCTGCTGCGGATGCAGGCTGGGTTCCCTACAGTCTGCAAATTGGACAGACCGGAAAGACCGTCAGCCCCAAACTCTACATCGCCGTCGGAATTTCGGGTGCGATTCAACACAAAGTCGGTATGCGCTCCGCGGGCACGATCGTCGCCGTCAACAAGGACGGCACGGCGCCCATCGCTGAGTTTTCCGACCTAGTCGTCGTCGGTGACGCATTCGCCATCATCCCCGAGCTCACCAAACTGGTCGAAGCCGCAAAGGCGTAG
- a CDS encoding electron transfer flavoprotein subunit beta/FixA family protein encodes MKIVVTVKLVPDLNAPKSIDSVTKRLVRVGMETVLNPYDEYALEAALQLKEKLGGETSVTLLSMGPQSTQETLRKALAMGADDAVVLSDDALAGSDVAMTAAAIAGALQKIGFDLVVCGGLADDGSTGGVPGAVAEHLGVPGLTNVRHVAVDNGVITAQRETDSGYQVVTCSLPALISVTMAVGEPRYASLKGIMGAKKKTIATLGVADAGVGPLGPKTELLRFAPPPVRTKARVVEAPDGATGARAIFDFLRERKLV; translated from the coding sequence ATGAAAATCGTCGTTACCGTCAAGCTCGTTCCCGATCTCAACGCTCCCAAGAGCATCGATTCCGTGACGAAGCGTCTGGTGCGCGTCGGTATGGAAACGGTGCTGAATCCCTATGACGAGTACGCGCTGGAAGCGGCCTTGCAGCTGAAGGAGAAGCTCGGCGGGGAGACCTCCGTTACGTTGCTTTCGATGGGCCCGCAATCCACGCAAGAGACGTTGCGCAAGGCGCTTGCTATGGGGGCCGACGACGCCGTCGTTTTGAGCGACGACGCGCTCGCAGGCAGCGACGTCGCCATGACGGCGGCCGCGATCGCGGGCGCCCTGCAAAAGATCGGGTTCGATCTGGTCGTGTGCGGAGGTCTCGCGGACGACGGATCGACGGGCGGCGTTCCCGGAGCGGTTGCAGAGCATCTCGGCGTTCCGGGCCTGACCAACGTGCGTCATGTCGCGGTCGATAACGGCGTCATCACGGCGCAACGCGAGACCGACAGCGGGTATCAGGTCGTTACGTGTTCGTTGCCGGCTCTGATCAGCGTGACCATGGCCGTGGGGGAGCCGCGCTACGCGTCGCTCAAAGGCATCATGGGCGCCAAGAAAAAGACGATCGCGACGCTCGGCGTTGCCGACGCCGGCGTAGGGCCGCTCGGCCCGAAGACGGAGCTGCTGCGCTTCGCTCCGCCCCCCGTACGAACGAAGGCGCGCGTGGTGGAAGCGCCCGACGGAGCGACCGGGGCGCGAGCGATCTTCGACTTCCTGCGCGAGAGGAAGCTCGTGTGA
- a CDS encoding c-type cytochrome, translating into MNRYLPMLFPVLLAIVACSSGSRGASPTPSPADVSASAASVANGRAIFLTGRDSSGQRIHAQPRAMRPNCAACHRPNGSGGVSLPGGAVSADLRYGALVRGQRHPYTLGLLEWAISSGIDNDGQRLDPIMPHWKMSKRDLHDVAYYVLTRLR; encoded by the coding sequence ATGAATCGCTATCTGCCGATGCTCTTCCCCGTGCTCCTCGCAATCGTGGCGTGCTCTTCGGGGTCTCGCGGCGCCTCGCCGACTCCATCCCCGGCGGACGTCTCAGCAAGCGCGGCCTCGGTTGCCAACGGACGCGCGATATTCCTCACCGGACGCGATTCGAGCGGGCAGCGTATCCACGCGCAGCCGCGTGCGATGCGCCCGAATTGCGCGGCGTGCCATCGCCCGAACGGATCGGGCGGCGTCAGCTTGCCTGGCGGAGCCGTCAGTGCGGATCTGCGATACGGCGCGCTCGTTCGGGGACAGCGGCACCCATACACCTTGGGCTTGCTGGAGTGGGCGATCTCGAGCGGGATCGACAACGACGGCCAGCGGCTCGATCCGATCATGCCGCATTGGAAGATGTCCAAGCGCGATCTCCACGACGTCGCGTATTACGTTCTGACGCGCCTGCGATGA
- a CDS encoding DUF2630 family protein: MNDTQIRSHIEDLIAEEHRLLEHGERAALTPSDAERLHTIEVKLDQYWDLLRQRRARRDAQQDPGATSLRPPDIVERYQQ, encoded by the coding sequence ATGAACGACACGCAGATCCGCAGCCACATCGAAGACCTCATCGCGGAGGAGCATCGCCTGCTCGAGCACGGCGAACGTGCGGCGCTGACGCCGTCAGATGCCGAGCGCCTGCACACGATCGAGGTGAAGCTCGACCAGTATTGGGACCTCTTGCGTCAGCGTCGGGCGCGCCGCGACGCGCAGCAGGATCCTGGCGCGACGTCACTGCGTCCGCCCGACATCGTCGAGCGGTACCAGCAGTAA
- a CDS encoding acetyl-CoA carboxylase carboxyltransferase subunit alpha, which translates to MNPFADREKALFELERRIADLRTASADQPVDIASEIATLEAKYQEVLRDVYGAPTPWQKVHIARHPNRPTALEYIAAFDRFDELHGDRAYRDDQAVVGGLGLLRGRAVMAIGQQRGRDTKENLRRNFGMVAPEGYRKVERLAHLATRFGVPMVTFVDTKGADPGIDSEEHAQSEAIAQCLVAFTDATVPIVAAIIGEGGSGGALALAIADRVIMLENSTYSVASPEGCAAILWGDATKAEEAASHLKLTAQDLLRFGIVDEVVPEPLGGANRDPSAVVARVLDRVDAALSELDRYVSPTLLSARYEKYRRIGSSKRDSSPAGRR; encoded by the coding sequence ATGAACCCGTTTGCGGATCGCGAGAAGGCGCTCTTCGAGCTGGAGCGCCGCATCGCCGACCTGCGCACCGCTAGCGCCGACCAGCCCGTCGATATTGCGAGCGAGATCGCGACGCTCGAGGCGAAGTATCAGGAGGTTCTACGCGACGTCTACGGTGCACCGACGCCGTGGCAGAAGGTGCACATCGCGCGCCACCCCAACCGGCCGACCGCTCTGGAATACATCGCCGCATTCGATCGCTTTGACGAGCTGCACGGCGATCGCGCGTATCGCGACGACCAAGCCGTCGTCGGCGGCCTCGGACTTTTGCGCGGTCGCGCCGTCATGGCGATCGGTCAGCAGCGCGGTCGCGATACGAAGGAGAATCTGCGGCGTAACTTCGGCATGGTCGCTCCCGAAGGCTACCGCAAGGTGGAGCGCCTCGCGCATCTCGCGACGCGGTTCGGCGTGCCGATGGTGACGTTCGTCGACACGAAAGGTGCCGATCCCGGCATCGATTCCGAAGAGCACGCGCAATCCGAGGCGATCGCGCAGTGCCTCGTGGCATTCACCGACGCAACGGTTCCAATCGTCGCTGCGATCATCGGAGAAGGCGGATCGGGCGGAGCGCTCGCGCTCGCGATCGCCGACCGCGTGATCATGCTGGAGAATAGTACGTACTCCGTCGCGTCGCCCGAGGGCTGTGCGGCAATTCTTTGGGGCGACGCGACGAAAGCCGAGGAGGCGGCATCGCATCTCAAGCTGACGGCGCAAGATCTCCTACGCTTCGGCATCGTCGACGAGGTCGTTCCGGAGCCGCTGGGCGGCGCAAATCGCGATCCGTCGGCCGTCGTTGCGCGCGTACTCGACCGCGTCGATGCCGCGCTCTCCGAGCTCGACAGATACGTCTCTCCGACGCTTTTGAGCGCGCGATACGAAAAATACCGGCGCATCGGCAGCTCGAAGCGCGATTCGTCGCCCGCGGGGAGGCGTTGA
- the accD gene encoding acetyl-CoA carboxylase, carboxyltransferase subunit beta, producing MPMPEWLHVRRGKDEERNAAQWSKCPECGEMLYRRDLAANLWVCSRCNHHFRMGAYDRISGIVDGDFAEIGADVQVGDPLVWTDRKSYPAKLAGDREKSGLSEGVVCGFGQIGGFDVGLGVMDFHFRGGTMGTVVGERIALLLEEGRTRAIPCIIFTASGGARMEEGMFALMQLAKTTAAVTRFMDDGNLLIAVLTDPTTGGVSASFAFQADVIIAEPGAMIGFAGRRVIEQTIRQKLPDRFQTAEFLLEKGHIDMVVERRRIKEMLVHLLGYASHGAARRLHGVRA from the coding sequence ATGCCGATGCCGGAGTGGCTGCACGTGCGTCGCGGGAAGGACGAGGAGCGAAACGCAGCTCAATGGAGCAAGTGCCCTGAATGCGGCGAGATGCTCTACCGGCGCGATCTCGCCGCCAACTTGTGGGTCTGCTCGCGCTGCAACCATCATTTCCGTATGGGCGCGTACGATCGCATCAGCGGCATCGTCGACGGTGACTTCGCCGAGATCGGTGCCGACGTCCAGGTCGGCGATCCTCTCGTGTGGACCGATCGCAAGAGCTATCCGGCCAAGCTCGCCGGCGATCGCGAGAAGAGCGGGCTCAGCGAGGGCGTCGTCTGCGGGTTCGGTCAGATCGGAGGCTTCGACGTCGGGCTCGGCGTCATGGATTTCCATTTTCGCGGCGGAACGATGGGAACCGTCGTCGGCGAGCGTATCGCGCTGCTGCTCGAAGAAGGCCGTACGCGCGCGATCCCCTGCATCATCTTCACGGCGTCCGGTGGCGCTCGCATGGAGGAGGGGATGTTCGCGCTGATGCAGCTTGCGAAGACGACGGCTGCGGTTACGCGCTTCATGGACGATGGCAATCTCTTGATCGCCGTTCTGACCGATCCCACGACCGGCGGCGTCTCAGCATCGTTTGCGTTTCAGGCCGACGTGATCATCGCCGAGCCCGGCGCGATGATCGGGTTTGCCGGCCGGCGCGTCATCGAGCAGACGATTCGGCAGAAGCTGCCCGATCGGTTCCAGACGGCGGAGTTCTTGCTCGAAAAAGGCCACATCGACATGGTCGTCGAGCGTCGCCGCATCAAAGAAATGCTCGTGCATCTGCTCGGTTATGCGAGCCACGGCGCGGCGCGGCGCCTTCACGGGGTGAGGGCATGA
- a CDS encoding polyprenol monophosphomannose synthase: MATIPFSMVIPTYNEAGGIERLLRAIDRVCRDNRLDAEIVVVDDNSPDGTGSIVDRLACELPVRCVHRPGKMGLSSGVIDGWKTARPESVALGAMDADFSHDITILPKMVAALEAGYGLAVGSRYVSGGGIRNWPMRRIVTSRVACALARPLTRVKDITSGYFLVRRDALENVALDPIGFKIGLEVIAKAHYGKAVEIPYVFTDRTTGESKLNRREIFNYLKQLRKLYAARLLPRRSAA; this comes from the coding sequence ATGGCAACGATTCCGTTCTCGATGGTGATCCCGACCTACAACGAGGCGGGCGGCATCGAAAGGCTGCTGCGGGCGATCGACCGCGTCTGCCGCGATAACCGTCTCGATGCGGAGATCGTCGTCGTCGACGACAACTCGCCTGATGGTACCGGATCCATCGTCGACCGACTGGCCTGCGAGCTCCCCGTCCGCTGCGTGCACCGCCCCGGGAAGATGGGTCTGTCGAGCGGCGTGATCGACGGCTGGAAGACCGCACGGCCGGAGTCCGTCGCGCTCGGCGCGATGGATGCCGACTTCAGCCACGATATCACCATCCTGCCGAAGATGGTCGCGGCTCTGGAGGCCGGCTACGGCCTCGCCGTCGGGAGCCGCTACGTCTCTGGCGGGGGAATCAGAAACTGGCCGATGCGCCGGATCGTCACGTCGCGCGTTGCCTGCGCGCTCGCTCGCCCGCTGACGCGCGTCAAGGACATCACGAGCGGATACTTTTTGGTTCGGCGCGACGCGCTCGAGAACGTGGCGCTCGACCCGATCGGCTTCAAGATCGGACTCGAAGTCATCGCTAAAGCGCACTACGGGAAGGCAGTGGAGATCCCGTACGTCTTCACCGATCGCACGACCGGCGAGTCGAAGCTGAATCGGCGCGAGATATTCAACTATCTCAAGCAGCTGCGCAAGCTCTACGCGGCGAGACTCTTGCCCCGCAGGAGCGCTGCCTGA
- a CDS encoding 16S rRNA (uracil(1498)-N(3))-methyltransferase, with translation MPGTHEPGESVLIEGEDAHHIRTVLRLRAGDRIEVIDSTSRDFDAEIAFAGTDVVARLLQEREAHREPGVRVDVAQALPKGAKMDYVVEKATELGVAAILPFTSERTIARAGGKEKLARWKRIARSAAQQCGRRAAPVVAEPVAFSEVLARVQEYDLVLFAWESLRAAPLRESLPRSLHGAHRVLVIVGPEGGFSHAEADAALACGATVVSLGPRILRTETAALALLAVLAYESEGRTE, from the coding sequence GTGCCCGGTACGCACGAACCAGGTGAGAGCGTCCTGATCGAGGGCGAGGACGCGCATCATATTCGCACCGTGCTGCGCCTGCGCGCCGGAGATCGCATCGAAGTGATCGATTCGACGTCGCGTGACTTCGATGCGGAGATCGCGTTTGCGGGTACGGATGTCGTTGCGCGTCTGCTCCAGGAGCGCGAGGCGCATCGAGAGCCCGGCGTACGCGTCGACGTCGCACAAGCACTTCCGAAGGGTGCCAAGATGGACTACGTCGTCGAAAAGGCGACGGAGCTCGGCGTCGCGGCAATCCTCCCGTTCACCAGCGAGCGCACGATCGCGCGCGCGGGTGGGAAGGAGAAGCTCGCGCGCTGGAAGCGGATCGCGCGCAGCGCGGCGCAGCAGTGCGGCCGTCGTGCGGCGCCGGTGGTTGCAGAGCCGGTGGCGTTCTCCGAGGTGCTCGCGCGCGTGCAGGAGTACGATCTCGTGCTCTTTGCGTGGGAGAGCCTCCGCGCGGCACCACTGCGCGAATCGCTGCCCCGCTCGTTGCACGGCGCGCACCGGGTTCTCGTCATCGTCGGGCCGGAAGGCGGCTTCTCTCACGCCGAAGCCGACGCCGCGCTCGCATGCGGAGCAACCGTCGTCTCGCTCGGGCCGCGCATCCTTCGCACCGAGACGGCGGCGCTCGCGCTGCTTGCGGTGCTCGCGTACGAAAGTGAGGGGAGAACGGAATAA